The sequence AGGGAAAACAGACTAAATTCAAAGCAATCTTGCTAGCCATTGCTTAAAATGAGACATTAAGTTGAGACAAGTTTTAATATTGGTTTATTATTACGGTTTCCACATTCTATATGGAAAATActtgcaaaaatgtaaaaaagggcACGTCATGCAGTACATAGCTCAATGCGTTACCTCCATCTAGTGGTGACTGTTTCATACTTCATTTCTAAAAATGTAATTCTGTACACAACAAATAAACTAAACTTGACAGGAAAGCATCCATAATATTTTCTAGacctgtattttatgtatataaaaaaaagagcttAACATGTAAAAGATGTGTTAAATTGTCATTGGACCTTACACCCCAAAAACAACTTACAAATGAAGGAAGAATTGTAGCTCCAATGAAAATTATCTCTACAATAAACAAGAGCACTCGAGAGAGTGCAACTCCCCTAGAAGGACAAAGGCTACGCTAAAACATGgttgttttatgatgttttatTACAACAAGCTCACATCAGCCTGGTTTTATTAAACTTGCTAACTTTAGCCGGCTTTTAATACACACTGACGTCAGCCTGGTTTTATTACAGCACCCTGATGTGTGACCTTTAACCTTGAAGCATTACATACtaaaatgatgtatttttattatctttGGCTGTACAAGCTATAGAAACCTGAGATTTTAAGATATAGTTATGCAGTGTGTGAGTTTGTAAAAATTTATGGGGTCATTGTAACGCTGTAGGGCATTGTACTGAAAAAGTTAATGTGTTGTAGAGCTCTGTCCATGTGCTTTCATATGAAGTATTACTCAATATAGTTCCTTGAATTACACCCCCGCCCAAAGATTAACTTTGACCTTGGAGGGCTTACAATGAAGGTCCCCCAATGAAGGTCTAATCTATTGTTGAGAAGTTTGAAGCCAAAATATAGTGggtaatataaagtttttactgAAGTTCACATTTGATGtgaactaaaatgaaaacagcttAAGCTGCTATTGGTATCTGCCATCGAACAAGATTTGAAAATGATATCTTGAAAACTGACTGCTAACAACAAACAGAACTTATTACATACTTCCTTCCCTGGGAGggtccaaaacacacacacacacacacacacacacacacacacacacacacacacacacacacacacacacacacacacacacagcttcagtTGTATGTTTGTTCccaagtgttttattttattcaaaatcaAGATCACAAtctagtaaaaaaaacaaacatttataaattagtAGCACGGGGCCATGTGATCCTTTGATCTCTGCTTTGCAAGGCTCTACACCAAATGCTACACCAAAGCTGTAATTGTTTAACAGCCTCTGACACTATGTGAAGGTGAATTCTCCAGCTTTTTTGTCCAGCAACACATCTAACACACACTCCTCATGCTTCCATAACGCTGAATCACACATCTAAGGTCCTTATCTGTTATCTTCCACAATTATAGTCCGTCTTGGGTAGACATCCATGTCCACAAATATATAACGAAACTCATATTTTCCAGTTTCAGGATTCTGtaaaatcaacaacaaaaaaaactggttgattaaacacatataaaaacatCAGCGATGTGACGGCCATCACATATGAAACTAGGTAAAGCTTTAGGAAGACACACAGTGCCACTTACTGGGGATTTACACTTCAGTGTGAAATCTACCCATTGAAGCCGTTTTGTAACTGCAAAATCCTCTGAAACTCTATGACGTAACCTGACATGCACCTGAATCTAACTACACGTCACAGCCCGCAACCACTGTGATTGGTCTGTCCAGTACAGCCGATTTCTTCTGTGCATTTTTGGGAATACTTTTTTGCCACGTTTTTTCAATTTAACTGTGAGAGAACAACAATCACTGCCTCAATATAGGGAATAATAATTACAACATCAACATAAACTTACCCGTAATACACCCGCACAAGCATAAATGCTGGCAACAACGAGCCTACGATAGGTAGGCTACATTGTAGGCCCCACAAAAGCATCTTTTCCACTAGCACCTACTCGGCTTATCTCAATTTGAAAATTACTCAATTTTCTATTAGATGGTAGTACTTGTTACTAGGTACTTTTTGAGTACCTATTAGTCTGGATTTCCAAGCGAGCTGAGTCAAGCTGAAAATATGACATCAATAGACCACAAGCCACTGATTGAGCAGAgggtgacatcactgggtgagTCATGAGAGCAACTCCTTCATAAGAACACAAACCAACAGCTTGGTCCAATGATGAGATGCAGAGTTTTAGCATCAGTTTGGTAGCAGGTAAACAATTGGCTTGATGCCCTCCTGTGTCAGAGGTGTGTAGAGGGGCGGTTCAGCGGGCTCGGGGGCAATGGCAGGGTGGCTGGCTAATTATGCTCTCCCTAGTTAGTGACGACAGAGGAGTGCAGTGCTGCTTCACACCTCcatttttgcattgtgtttgtgtcacataCAAATAACGCCAGGGGACTTCCAGGTCGCCTTGCTACAACGATCCCACCTACATCGAGGTGGTACtcaaatatgattaaaaatgacCGAAACTGAATAGAGCAGAGTCGAGTTGAGTAGGTGCTagtgaaaagacacaaaacattcACCGCAGAAATGTCAATCAGTGCTTGTGCATGTATGTATTTCATAAGCTGGCTTTTGAGTGGCAGAATACCAACCTCTTTAGACTCTGTATGCACTGTCCCCTTCACTCCCGGCTCTGAGCCCTCAATGTAAAACTTAAGTCTCATATGCTTCATTCCATCCTTCAGGTACTCGATATGACTGAGGAGAAGAGACAAAGACTGCCATTATACATGTTAAGGCTACCTTAACTAAAAGCGGGCTTTGTTGCTGAACTTGTTTGACTAATTAACAAAACACCAACCTGACTTGCTGCCTCCTTCCTCGACGGGTGGTCTCCCCGTAACATTTGATTGGCTCACCAAATGCACCAATTACCTACATTTTCAATAAACAAGAAACTTTTTATATGACCTCATAAGATCATCAAGAGGACCTTAAATACTGAACTGTAACATTGTTAGCCTGGCCTCATGTTTGACAGTCACTAATATCGTTCATACCTCTGGGTGTGACTTGACTTTATCGAAGGCTCTCCCATACACTTTATTTGGACTCGCGGATGCAAACAGCTCTTGGAACACCACATACAGCAGCCCACctgacaacacacacagacgtcATTTCAAACAGGATGATGAATTGCTTGGGTTACGACTGCAGCTTTTTAATTCCGCTGTATTCACCTGTCACTCCAAGCCCGATGAGTACCACGATCAGGTAGGTGAAGTccctgccagcttctttcactgGAAGGCATTCAGTGTGGAGGGTTATTATGCAACAGCTGTGCAtagttttcatttatattaGGCAAAGTTAGAATCTCACTAATAAAGGcaagtgtttgttcagttattCAGTAAATAAACTCCTGGGTCATTTTAAGATATTTCCTCTGCTGCTGGTGATAATCAGAGCGATTGATTGCGAttataaatacaataattgTGTATATTTTTGTCCCAAAACTGCTGCTGCAATGGAATAAATCATTGCTTGGTTAAATATAGTACATTTTCTTCACAGTGCCTACGGACAAACCCTAATGGTTTGCTTTGAAAATAGCAGGCTATCATGAAACTACGCTCCTAATATCTGAGTACATATGAGCACGACTTAAATCCTTTTTATTTCCTCGCCATGCATACCTTTTTGTGCAGCTGAAGGCTTTGGACTCCCACTCTGGAACTTGGAGACTGACCTGTCTCGGTCCTCGGGGCTGCTTTTATTTCTGGCTGTAAAGTCGAGACAAATACC is a genomic window of Astatotilapia calliptera chromosome 9, fAstCal1.2, whole genome shotgun sequence containing:
- the timm21 gene encoding mitochondrial import inner membrane translocase subunit Tim21; the protein is MAYIQVLKVLHRNLQHRAPQVSVLIHTHRRVSTLSRLAFHSGLEANSPVLSCLIQTHRRRGICLDFTARNKSSPEDRDRSVSKFQSGSPKPSAAQKVKEAGRDFTYLIVVLIGLGVTGGLLYVVFQELFASASPNKVYGRAFDKVKSHPEVIGAFGEPIKCYGETTRRGRRQQVSHIEYLKDGMKHMRLKFYIEGSEPGVKGTVHTESKENPETGKYEFRYIFVDMDVYPRRTIIVEDNR